A window of Cryptomeria japonica chromosome 3, Sugi_1.0, whole genome shotgun sequence contains these coding sequences:
- the LOC131873949 gene encoding uncharacterized protein LOC131873949 gives MSREAFQYYSTLFSDDVPQAPMEENMILAYIPLMVTNVINESLSSQVSLSELEEVVFGMTKSKAPRPDGFPVEFFQEFWDIIKLDLLAVGGFVVGRKILDRVVIASEVLHSMYVSRERAMFIKLDMAKAYDRVNWSLLRKVLLAFGFTLEWASWVISCVTSVSIYVLINGEPSQLFGASRGFAARL, from the exons ATGTCTCGTGAAGCCTTTCAATATTATTCGACCCTTTTCTCTGATGATGTGCCCCAAGCTCCTATGGAGGAAAATATGATTCTTGCTTATATTCCTTTAATGGTTACAAATGTGATAAATGAGTCTCTTTCTAGCCAGGTCTCTTTATCAGAATTAGAGGAAGTTGTTTTTGGGATGACTAAAAGTAAAGCTCCTAGACCTGATGGCTTTCCTGTTGAATTCTTTCAGGAATTTTGGGATATCATCAAGTTGGATCTGTTGGCAGTT GGAGGTTTTGTGGTTGGGCGAAAAATTCTTGATCGGGTTGTTATTGCTTCTGAAGTCCTTCATTCCATGTATGTGTCTAGGGAGAGAGCTATGTTTATCAAACTTgatatggccaaagcttatgatagggtgaattGGAGCCTCTTGCGCAAGGTTCTTTTGGCCTTTGGTTTCACCTTAGAGTGGGCTAGTTGGGTTATAAGCTGTGTGACTTCTGTGTCTATTTATGTTCTTATCAATGGGGAGCCTTCTCAGTTATTTGGAGCTTCTAGAGGTTTTGCGGCAAG GTTATAA